In Asterias rubens chromosome 15, eAstRub1.3, whole genome shotgun sequence, a genomic segment contains:
- the LOC117300036 gene encoding uncharacterized protein LOC117300036 isoform X4, giving the protein MQQIDDTHVLFNIFNAATINHIVVFLTGTAAVPEGMGGAIYFSWPSPEGEMVWMFLGFITNEKPSAIFKVVGLKKVYACTAADEDDVTDWNLCGTPSRYPASDTSRNYPDVDFDQLLRVLHEDVGELLQLRLVVLNKPVADDTPAKHQLDPHDGPR; this is encoded by the exons ATGCAACAGATAGACGACACTCATGTCctcttcaacattttcaatGCGGCTACCATCAACCACATCGTTGTCTTCCTGACCGGGACCGCAGCAGTTCCAGAGGGAATGGGCGGGGCCATCTACTTCAGTTGGCCGTCACCGGAGGGCGAAATGGTCTGGATGTTTCTCGGTTTCATCACCAACGAAAAGCCAAGTGCCATTTTTAAAGTAGTCGGCTTGAAGAAAG TCTATGCCTGTACAGCAGCCGATGAAGACGATGTCACAGATTGGAATCTCTGTGGAACCCCTTCACGTTATCCAGCATCAGATACCAGCAGAAACTACCCAG ACGTCGACTTTGACCAGCTTCTCAGAGTTCTCCATGAAGATGTTGGAGAACTTCTACAACTACGCCTCGTCGTTCTGAATAAACCAGTCGCAGATGACACCCCAGCCAAACATCAGCTGGATCCCCATGACGGTCCTAGATAA